The DNA sequence GCAGATACAGCAGATTTCAGAAATGGACTAATCATTAAATTCAAAAATGATTTATACGCAATTACAGAATTTCAACATGTAAAACCCGGCAAGGGCGGAGCTTTTGTAAGAACAACTCTTAAAAATTTGCGAAACGGAAAGGTTTTAGATAATACTTTCAGATCCGGCGAAAGTGTTGAAATTGTTAGAGTTGAAAGAAGAAAATATCAATATCTTTTTAGAGAATCCAACGATTTAGTAATTATGGATAATGATACCTACGAACAAATAAATGTTTCTGAAGAATTGTTTGACGGAGGCGATAAGTTTT is a window from the Ignavibacteriota bacterium genome containing:
- the efp gene encoding elongation factor P, coding for MADTADFRNGLIIKFKNDLYAITEFQHVKPGKGGAFVRTTLKNLRNGKVLDNTFRSGESVEIVRVERRKYQYLFRESNDLVIMDNDTYEQINVSEELFDGGDKFLKEGEEIELLLDDKEQIVTVEIPLFVQLKVVETEPGFRGNTATNAMKSAKLETGVTINVPLFIDQDDILKVDTRTGQYMERIKS